The window AGCAGCAATGATCCCTACAAGCCTCAGCGGCAACCCAAGCCGGCTTACCGCATCAACGATACCCAGGACCGCACATCCTCCCATCTTGTCATACTTCATTTCATCCATGTGTTCTCCGGGCTTGATCGAGATGCCTCCACTATCAAAAGTAATCGCTTTGCCCACGACCAGTACCGGGCGGGAGCTGGAACCCTCCCCTCGGTAGTCTAAAACGATGAGCCTGGGTTCATTCGCAGAACCCTTCCCCACGCTGGTTAATCCGCCAAAACCTTCTTTTTCCAACCGCTCTTTATCGAATACTTCTACATAAAGAGCTTTCCTTTTCCCGGCCAGCTCTACCGCTTTCTGGGAGAGGGTTTCAGGAGTAACGTAATTGGCGGGCATATTGCCGATCGCCCTGACGTAATTAACGGCATGGGCGATCTCCTGGGCCTGGCGCACCGCCTTTTCTATATCCTGGAGCAGGGAGTCGGGAATCTCTCCCGTTACCACCCTCAACTCTTCGAGGTTATTCTTTCTCTTGGCCTTTTCTTCTTTAAACTCCTCAAAGCGGTAGGAGCCCAGCATGGCCCCTTCCACTGCAGCATCCACATGGGGCAAAAAGTCGGGATGATTCGAAAAATCAAGGGTAATATCCCTGGCTCCGATCTTCAACAAGGACTTGACCCCCAGGCCGGCCGCCTTGCGTAATGTATCCCTCGTATAAGGAGGACCGCCTATACCCACATAGAGGATTCTTCCCCAAGGTTCACGCCACAAAAGAGAGGAAAGTTTTTTGCCCTCAAACTCCAGTGCGCTGACTCCTTCCTTTTGAAACTTCCCCTCCTCGACAAAAACGACCTTGTCTCCCCTCCCTGGAAATGCTTTTTGCAGATGAATATTCATGGTTGTCATTATCCTTTTACAATCTCATTTTCCATCGAGTGGTTGGCCAGGAGCGTTTCAACCCCGATGCCGCGCAGTTCAAAAAGCCTTTGAATCGTTTCCTCGATCAGGTTGTTTGGACAAGAAGCCCCGGCCGTAATGCCCACGTTAATCTCTCCCTCTTTCAGCCAACCCTCGGTGATCACTTCCTGTCCTTTGTGCAGGTCCCAATGCTGAATCTGGCGGGTAGAAATCAACTTTTCGGCATTTTTTATAAAATAGGTGGGTAGCCTGCTTTCCCCGATTTCGGCTAAATGGGAAGTGTTGCTGCTGTTATAACCGCCAACGACGATCAGCAGGTCAAGTTTTTCTTTATCGAGCATATCCAGGAGGGCGTCCTGTCTTTCCTGGGTGGCCCCGCAAATGGTATCAAAGAAACGAAAATGCTCATGGAGGTTTTCTTTTCCATACCGATCTTCGATCGCCTTACAAATTCGCCGTTGTACCTCTTCGGTTTCTCCGCGCATCATCGTCGTTTGATTGGCTACCCCCACGTGACAAAGATGAACGTCGGGATCAAACCCGGGGGAAACCGCTCCCTTGAATTTTTCTAAAAACTCCTTCTTATCTCCCCCATAACGAATGTAGTTGCAGACGTAATCGGTTTCTTCAAGGTTGTAAACTACCAGGTAATGACCGTT is drawn from Methylacidiphilum infernorum V4 and contains these coding sequences:
- a CDS encoding leucyl aminopeptidase translates to MNIHLQKAFPGRGDKVVFVEEGKFQKEGVSALEFEGKKLSSLLWREPWGRILYVGIGGPPYTRDTLRKAAGLGVKSLLKIGARDITLDFSNHPDFLPHVDAAVEGAMLGSYRFEEFKEEKAKRKNNLEELRVVTGEIPDSLLQDIEKAVRQAQEIAHAVNYVRAIGNMPANYVTPETLSQKAVELAGKRKALYVEVFDKERLEKEGFGGLTSVGKGSANEPRLIVLDYRGEGSSSRPVLVVGKAITFDSGGISIKPGEHMDEMKYDKMGGCAVLGIVDAVSRLGLPLRLVGIIAAAENMPGGHAYRPGDILRTYGGKTVEVLNTDAEGRIVLADALAYGIEKFNPGLVFDLATLTGACIVAIGKQKAGLFSNREDIAEFLWKKSEDYGDPLWPLPLGEEFDEAITSDVALVKNVGGREGGACTAASFLRKWVGEVPWVHLDIAGPAWITKEYPYLEKGATGFGVRLICRYLMKRLEEKSL
- a CDS encoding 4-hydroxy-3-methylbut-2-enyl diphosphate reductase, translated to MVEKIQQKPLKVNLRTPEVMNLVKAEVEKHYRSPLVDYLKTTGGSLSGGGITVKLAKAFGFCYGVERAIDLAYATTKVFPTKRIFLLGEIIHNPEVNDQLTAMGIKRLQAVEGGYFLDGLTADDVVIIPAFGAEVETMKRIQQIGCQIVDTTCGDVMTVWKRVRQYRKEGATSIIHGKAWHEETKATASRAIGEDGNGHYLVVYNLEETDYVCNYIRYGGDKKEFLEKFKGAVSPGFDPDVHLCHVGVANQTTMMRGETEEVQRRICKAIEDRYGKENLHEHFRFFDTICGATQERQDALLDMLDKEKLDLLIVVGGYNSSNTSHLAEIGESRLPTYFIKNAEKLISTRQIQHWDLHKGQEVITEGWLKEGEINVGITAGASCPNNLIEETIQRLFELRGIGVETLLANHSMENEIVKG